A window of Corvus hawaiiensis isolate bCorHaw1 chromosome 17, bCorHaw1.pri.cur, whole genome shotgun sequence contains these coding sequences:
- the YWHAB gene encoding 14-3-3 protein beta/alpha, with protein sequence MDKSELVQKAKLAEQAERYDDMAAAMKAVTEQGHELSNEERNLLSVAYKNVVGARRSSWRVISSIEQKTERNEKKQQMGKEYREKIEAELQDICNDVLELLDKYLIVNATQPESKVFYLKMKGDYYRYLSEVASGDNKQTTVANSQQAYQEAFEISKKEMQPTHPIRLGLALNFSVFYYEILNSPEKACNLAKTAFDEAIAELDTLNEESYKDSTLIMQLLRDNLTLWTSENQGDEGDAGEGEN encoded by the exons ATGGATAAAAGTGAGTTGGTACAGAAAGCCAAACTGGCTGAGCAAGCCGAGCGTTACGATGACATGGCTGCTGCTATGAAGGCTGTCACTGAGCAGGGACATGAACTGTCCAATGAAGAAAGGAATCTCCTCTCCGTGGCCTACAAGAACGTGGTCGGTGCCCGTCGCTCCTCCTGGCGCGTGATCTCCAGCATCgaacagaaaacagagagaaatgagaagaaacagCAGATGGGAAAAGAATATCGTGAGAAAATTGAGGCTGAATTGCAGGATATCTGCAATGATGTTCTG GAACTCCTGGATAAATACCTTATTGTCAATGCCACGCAGCCAGAAAGCAAGGTCTtctatttgaaaatgaaaggtgATTACTACAGATACCTCTCAGAGGTGGCGTCTGGGGACAATAAGCAGA CAACAGTAGCAAATTCCCAGCAAGCTTATCAGGAGGCATTTGAAATTAGCAAGAAAGAGATGCAGCCAACACACCCCATTCGACTCGGTTTGGCTCTAAATTTCTCTGTCTTCTACTATGAGATCCTAAATTCTCCTGAAAAAGCCTGTAATCTGGCAAAGACG GCATTTGATGAAGCAATAGCAGAGCTGGACACGCTGAATGAAGAGTCTTACAAAGACAGCACCCTGATCATGCAGCTGCTTAGGGACAACCTCACT CTATGGACGTCGGAAAACCAGGGAGATGAAGGGGatgctggggagggagagaacTAA